A segment of the Deltaproteobacteria bacterium genome:
GAATACCCTCCTTTTGGACAAGGTTGCCTCAACAGAGGAAGCGTTGATCGAGATTTACCGCCGTCTCCGACCGGGTGATCCGCCGACACAGCAGTCGTCGCAGACCTTTTTTGAAAACCTCTTTTTTAACCCTGAGCGTTATGACCTTTCCAAGGTCGGCCGTCTCAAGGTCAATTTCAAGTTTGGTTTCAACGTCCCGCTTGAGGTGACCACCCTCCGCAAGGAGGATATCATGGAGACGGTTCGTTACCTGGTCAATCTCAAGGATGGTAAAGGGGCGGTGGATGATATCGATCATCTCGGCAACCGTCGTGTCCGTTCTGTTGGTGAGCTTTTGGAAAACCAGTACCGTATCGGTCTCGTCCGGATGGAAAGGGCGATCAAGGAACGAATGAGTCTTCAGGATGTGGAGACCCTCATGCCACACGACTTGATCAACCCAAAACCGGTTTCTGCGGTCATCAAGGAATTTTTTGGTTCCAGCCAGCTGTCGCAGTTTATGGACCAGACAAACCCCCTTTCGGAAATTACGCACAAACGCCGACTTTCAGCCTTGGGCCCGGGTGGTTTGACGCGGGAGAGGGCCGGTTTTGAAGTCCGTGACGTCCATGCCACACACTATGGCCGGATTTGCCCGATTGAGACCCCGGAAGGACCCAACATCGGGCTCATCGCCTCTCTTTCCACCTATGCTCGAGTCAACGATTATGGTTTTATCGAGACCCCTTACCGCAAGGTCCAGAGTGGAAGGGTGACCGAAGAGGTGGCCTTCTTCTCCGCGCTGGATGAGGAAAAATACACCATCGCCCAGGCCAATGCCACCCTGGACAAAAAGGGGGCCTTTACCGCCGACCTGATTTCCTGCCGCAAGAACGGCGAGTTTATTATGGTTCCGGCCTCCGAGGTTCAGTTGATGGATGTTTCTCCAAACCAGCTGGTTTCCATTGCCGCCTCATTGGTACCGTTTCTCGAACATGACGATGCCAACCGCGCCTTGATGGGTTCCAACATGCAGAGGCAGGCGGTTCCTCTCCTTCGAGCAACAGCCCCGCTGATCGGGACCGGTATTGAATCAGTGGTGGCGCGTGATTCCGGTGTGACCGTGGTGGCCAAGAGAGATGGTGTCGTTCATTATGTGGATGCCACCAAGATTGTGGTCAAGGCGGACAAATCAAGCCGCAAGGAATCGGATACGGACAACTACGGTCTGATCAAATACCAGCGTTCCAACCAGAACACCTGTGTCAACCAGAGACCGATTGTCAAGAAGGGGGACAAGATCAAGGCGGGAACGATCATCGCCGATGGTTCAGCGACCCATCGGGGGGAATTAGCGCTGGGTCAAAACGTCCTTGTCGCTTTCATGCCGTGGGGCGGCTATAATTTTGAGGACTCCATCTTGATCTCTGAAAAGTTGGTCAAGGAAGACACGATGACCTCCATCCATATCGAGGAGTTTGAATGCGTGGCGCGGGATACCAAGTTGGGCAAAGAGGAGGTCACCCGCGACATTCCAAACGTTGGGGATGAGGCGCTGACTAATGTCGATGAAGGGGGGATTGTCCGGATCGGGGCTGAAGTGAAGCCAAGCGATATCCTGGTTGGCAAGATTACTCCAAAAGGCGAGACACAACTTTCGCCGGAGGAAAAGCTCCTTCGGGCGATCTTTGGTGAGAAGGCGGGGGATGTGAAAGACTCGTCTCTCCGCGTTCCACCCGGTGTTTTTGGCACCGTTATCCATGCCCAGGTTTTTTCCCGCGAGGGGGGAGAGCTGGATGAGCGGGCGAAAGATCTTCAGGACAAGGAGACACAGAAACTCCTCAAGGATCGTGATGAAGAGGTGAAGTCGATCAAGGACCGGATTCGAAAAAAGATCAAACAACTTCTCGTCGGCAAAACGGCAACCACCAAGGTGGTGGATGACGAAGCGGAAGAGACACTCCTGGCCAAGGGGAAGACGATCACCGATTCTGTTCTGGAAAAAATACCGTTTGATAAGTGGGCTGAAATCACTATTGGGAATGAAGAGGTTGAAGAAGAAGTGACCGAGTTGGTCGACTCCTTTGAAGAGCAGGTCGACCTCGTCAAGATGGTTTTTGACCAGAAGGTTTCGAAGCTCAAGAAAGGGGACGAGCTCCCGCCGGGTGTCATCAAGATCGTCAAGGTTTATGTGGCGATCAAACGGAAACTCTCCGTGGGGGACAAGATGGCTGGCCGTCACGGGAACAAAGGGGTCATCTCCCGTATTCTTCCTGAAGAAGATATGCCGTATCTGGAAGACGGGACGCCGGTTGAAATTGTCCTCAATCCGCTGGGTGTTCCTTCCCGTATGAACGTGGGTCAGATCCTGGAGGCCCATCTCGGGTGGGCGGTGCGCGGGCTTGGTCAGAAGATCGGTGATCTTGTGGAAAAGAACTACGGCAAAGAGGCCCTGAAAAATGCCATTCGCAAGGCGTACTCTTCAAAAGCCGTGGACGAGTTGCTGGATGATGCCTCCGAAAAAGAACTCAAGGCGATCGCTTCCCGCCTGAAAAATGGCACTTTTGTCTCCTCCGCTGTTTTTAACGGGGCCCGGGAATCGGAAATCAAGGAGATGCTGGCACAAGCCGATCTCCACAGCTCCGGCCAAACACTCCTTTTTGACGGCCGGACCGGTGAGGCGTTCGAACAACCGGTCACTGTCGGGGTCATGTATATGCTGAAGCTCCATCATCTGGTGGACGACAAGATCCATGCCCGATCAATCGGTCCCTACTCTCTGGTTACCCAGCAACCACTGGGGGGGAAGGCGCAATTCGGTGGTCAGAGACTTGGAGAAATGGAAGTCTGGGCGATGGAGGCGTACGGTGCTGCTTACTCCCTGCAAGAATTCCTGACTGTCAAATCGGATGATACCATCGGACGGACACGGATGTATGAGATGATTGTCAAGGGTGAAAGGGTCTTTGAGCCGGGGCTCCCGGAGTCCTTTAATGTGCTTGTGAAGGAACTCCAAAGCTTGG
Coding sequences within it:
- the rpoB gene encoding DNA-directed RNA polymerase subunit beta, producing the protein MPTPSLGDGQIFRKDFSKIDQVIPIPNLIEIQRKSFEKFLQVGVPLEKRENHGLQAVFKSVFPIRDFNNSASLEFVSYHLDKPKYDVGECRQRGMTFAAPIRVVVRLVVWDTDAETGAQTIRDVKEQEVYFGEIPLMTETGTFIINGTERVVVSQLHRSPGIFFEHDKGKTHASGKLLYSARIIPYRGSWLDFEFDPKDVLYVRIDRRRKLPATVLLKALGHSTADLLNYFYQSEVISYDGKRVFKNVVPELLRFQRAAKDIRHPKTDELIIKAGRKFAKPILDKLIAAKVNEIPIEPGEIYNRVASQDIVDKNTGEVILGIGDLLTEEKFEEIRKRKINDIPLLFIDNLNVGPYIRNTLLLDKVASTEEALIEIYRRLRPGDPPTQQSSQTFFENLFFNPERYDLSKVGRLKVNFKFGFNVPLEVTTLRKEDIMETVRYLVNLKDGKGAVDDIDHLGNRRVRSVGELLENQYRIGLVRMERAIKERMSLQDVETLMPHDLINPKPVSAVIKEFFGSSQLSQFMDQTNPLSEITHKRRLSALGPGGLTRERAGFEVRDVHATHYGRICPIETPEGPNIGLIASLSTYARVNDYGFIETPYRKVQSGRVTEEVAFFSALDEEKYTIAQANATLDKKGAFTADLISCRKNGEFIMVPASEVQLMDVSPNQLVSIAASLVPFLEHDDANRALMGSNMQRQAVPLLRATAPLIGTGIESVVARDSGVTVVAKRDGVVHYVDATKIVVKADKSSRKESDTDNYGLIKYQRSNQNTCVNQRPIVKKGDKIKAGTIIADGSATHRGELALGQNVLVAFMPWGGYNFEDSILISEKLVKEDTMTSIHIEEFECVARDTKLGKEEVTRDIPNVGDEALTNVDEGGIVRIGAEVKPSDILVGKITPKGETQLSPEEKLLRAIFGEKAGDVKDSSLRVPPGVFGTVIHAQVFSREGGELDERAKDLQDKETQKLLKDRDEEVKSIKDRIRKKIKQLLVGKTATTKVVDDEAEETLLAKGKTITDSVLEKIPFDKWAEITIGNEEVEEEVTELVDSFEEQVDLVKMVFDQKVSKLKKGDELPPGVIKIVKVYVAIKRKLSVGDKMAGRHGNKGVISRILPEEDMPYLEDGTPVEIVLNPLGVPSRMNVGQILEAHLGWAVRGLGQKIGDLVEKNYGKEALKNAIRKAYSSKAVDELLDDASEKELKAIASRLKNGTFVSSAVFNGARESEIKEMLAQADLHSSGQTLLFDGRTGEAFEQPVTVGVMYMLKLHHLVDDKIHARSIGPYSLVTQQPLGGKAQFGGQRLGEMEVWAMEAYGAAYSLQEFLTVKSDDTIGRTRMYEMIVKGERVFEPGLPESFNVLVKELQSLGLHIQLLEERQ